A single window of Malus sylvestris chromosome 5, drMalSylv7.2, whole genome shotgun sequence DNA harbors:
- the LOC126622680 gene encoding uncharacterized protein LOC126622680 — translation MTNISMSPFTNEIEWIDPPRGFTMPHFIPYKGDEDPDQHLKYYRSTMILYRNNDAFMCKIFATTLQGNVQDWFHTLPPQSIRSFNELSFVFTKKYSFNHSIKMTSDHLFSIVKDLWETIRNYVKRFKVEKAKIVGCNEDIAMAAFRNGLPTEHPLFEKLIMGEELILTASYVLAEKHALWDEAKQSNKNESEKKHIERSPTREDSALETFTKFTVPIGQILRKLKNEPWFELPPPMKGDLTRLDHTKYCVFYQDQATLSTDA, via the coding sequence atgaccaacataagcatgtCACCATTCACGAATGAGATCGAGTGGATAGATCCACCTCGCGGGTTCACTATGCCTCACTTCATTCCGTACAAGGGAGACGAAGATCCGGATCAACATCTCAAATATTATCGCAGTACCATGATCCTTTACAGGAACAACGATGCGTTTATGTGTaaaatttttgccacaactctACAAGGCAATGTGCAAGACTGGTTTCACACTCTACCACCGCAGTCGATCCGAAGTTTTAACgaactttcctttgttttcactAAGAAGTATTCATTTAACCACTCAATCAAAATGACATCCGACCATCTCTTCAGCATCGTAAAAGACCTTTGGGAGACAATTCGCAACTATGTCAAGAGGTTCAAGGTGGAGAAGGCCAAGATTGTTGGCTGCAACGAAGACATAGCAATGGCAGCATTCAGAAATGGGCTTCCCACCGAACATCCTTtattcgaaaaattgatcatgggAGAAGAATTAATCCTAACAGCTTCGTATGTTTTGGCAGAAAAGCATGCATTATGGGACGAGGCCAAGCAATCTAATAAAAATGAGTCGGAAAAGAAGCACATAGAACGTTCCCCGACTAGAGAAGACTCAGCGCTTGAAACATTTACCAAGTTCACAGTTCCAATCGGTCAAATTCTCCGCAAGCTCAAGAATGAACCTTGGTTCGAACTGCCGCCACCCATGAAAGGCGATCTTACCAGGCTGGATCATACAAAATATTGTGTATTCTATCAGGACCAGGCCACATTATCAACGGATGCCTAA
- the LOC126623711 gene encoding acetylserotonin O-methyltransferase-like: protein MDTQRETEDTKRELTSEEEEERAKVDMWKYVFGFVEIAVVKCAIELGIADAIEIHGSPMTLLELSSALSCDPSHLYRVMRVLVHLKIFKEKTTELGPKGYAQTPLSKRLLKSGENSMAALILLESSPVMLAPWHGLSARLRGNSNPSFEAVHGEDLWSFAAANPDHSKLINDAMACDARVAVPAVIESCLEVFKGLETIVDVGGGDGTTLRLLVETCPWIRGINFDRPHVVSVAHECDRIENVGGDFFYCVPKADAAIIMWVLHDWGDDDCIRILKKCREAIPNDKGKVIIIEAVIEEDGKEDNKLADVRLMLDMVMLAHTNTGKERTFKEWGYVLGEAGFSRYTITPIHAVQSVIQAFP, encoded by the exons ATGGACACGCAGAGAGAAACGGAAGATACAAAAAGAGAGTTAAcgtcggaagaagaagaagagcgtGCGAAAGTGGATATGTGGAAATATGTGTTCGGGTTTGTTGAAATCGCGGTGGTAAAATGTGCCATTGAACTCGGGATAGCCGATGCAATTGAAATCCATGGCAGCCCCATGACACTCTTAGAGCTCTCGTCTGCTCTAAGTTGTGATCCTTCTCACCTTTACCGCGTCATGAGGGTACTAGTCCACCTCAAAATattcaaagaaaaaacaacGGAATTAGGCCCCAAAGGTTATGCACAAACACCATTGTCCAAACGGCTATTAAAATCCGGAGAAAATAGCATGGCTGCGTTAATTTTGCTCGAGAGTAGCCCAGTAATGCTGGCACCGTGGCACGGCCTAAGTGCCCGACTTCGAGGAAATAGCAATCCGTCATTTGAGGCAGTGCATGGAGAAGATTTATGGAGCTTTGCTGCCGCCAATCCTGATCACAGTAAGCTCATCAATGATGCAATGGCTTGTGATGCAAGGGTGGCTGTGCCTGCAGTGATTGAAAGCTGTTTAGAAGTGTTCAAAGGGCTTGAGACAATAGTAGATGTGGGTGGTGGTGATGGGACTACGTTGCGCTTGTTGGTCGAGACTTGTCCGTGGATTCGAGGCATCAACTTTGATCGTCCTCATGTTGTGTCTGTTGCTCATGAGTGTGATCGGATTGAGAATGTCGGAGGTGACTTTTTTTATTGTGTTCCGAAGGCTGATGCTGCAATTATCATG TGGGTTCTTCACGATTGGGGAGACGACGACTGCATTCGTATCCTGAAGAAGTGCAGAGAAGCTATTCCGAACGATAAAGGGAAAGTTATAATCATAGAAGCTGTGATCGAAGAAGATGGAAAAGAAGACAACAAGCTAGCAGATGTGAGATTGATGCTAGACATGGTGATGCTGGCCCATACAAACACAGGCAAAGAGAGGACCTTTAAGGAATGGGGATATGTTCTTGGAGAGGCTGGATTTAGCCGATACACAATCACACCTATTCATGCAGTCCAATCAGTGATTCAAGCTTTTCCATAA